The Rosa rugosa chromosome 1, drRosRugo1.1, whole genome shotgun sequence genomic sequence TGTCCTTCATGGTACTCACATATCTCATATTgcttttttctgtttgtttttcttaattagATTCTTGGTTCATATGTAtgtagaaaaaagaaaatggaggtgTAAACCCAGACCGTTGCAAAATGTTTGAGCTTACCCATGTCCACGATAATGAAAAACCTGATGAACCGAATTCTAAAGCTATTGTAAGCATCACTTATGACTTCTTGACTTATTATTTTCAAGTTCTTAAGCATACTCAGCATTGATATTGTACTTATTGTGATCAGTTGTACCAATTGTTTGATATAGGCCTTGATGAAGGACAAGATTGACAAGATGAAGACTACAAAGAGGGCATCCCAACTTCCAGAGGTTCTTAATGATTTTGAAATCAATGAAGTATATGTGGCTGTGCTTGGAAAAGAGACACGTGGAGGGGTGTGAGGATTTGGCATTGGAGCCATACCTGAACAAGTTCCTGGTGTACTAGTGTAGAAGAGATGTGTTCATTTAGAGGTACAAGCAATGAGAGAACAACATGAGGTTTGAGATTGAAACGATTTGGAAGGAGAGCCAAGAAAAGGAAGATAAGCAGAAATGAACAAACAAATTCTGGCCACAAAAGATAAATTTAAAAATATGGAGATTGCAATGAAAAAACAGGAAGCTCTTATGGCTTTGTTACTTGGGGCATATGAGTCAAGTGATATGCTTGCTGCAGCTTTAAGAATGAAGGGTGGTTCTCTCTAACCATCGATGAGCCATATTCAATCTTCATATGAGCAGAACTTGGATGATGTTTACATACCACATTGCTTTGAAGAATTGCAGCTGCAAGTTACCAGAAATTGAGGCACACTTCAGACTTCACCTTTTGGTTAGTAACAATTGTGCTTAAGGCCTCTGTGTGTTTGTTGTTTAGGACTTAATCTATGATCTCTCTAGTATATTGGTGGTAGCTACCTGATCATGGGATAAGTGCACAACGGCTTTTAAGTTTAGCTTCATAGGTAGATTTAGGTTTTGGATGTATATTTGTGAAGTCTGATTTAGTTTAATAGTGTTCAACTACTATTTGGACTCTATAGTAGTTTGTGTATATCTGTCAGGTATTATACTTGGAGTGGTTAATGTAATATTAAAGTATTAAATGAAGGATTCAATatgtttttgtaattaaaattttattcatgtgaattttttttttggtattttgaaTGAAACCCACGGATCAATTTGGTTTGTGTCCAGAATGAAAAAGGTTTAGAACAAATTCATGattaaccaaaaaataaaaaagaaattaaaatattTAAGGGGACCCACCAGATGGCCCACCACAATGACAAACTCATTGTAGCCCACGGAAGCATATAAACGTGACTACATCAGACCATTGCAACTGGCCTACAGCGCACTGACCCATTTAAAAGTGGCTGTAATGTGGCAATGGGTCATAGACACACACATATGTGGCCTTTGGCCCAAAATTGTCACCAATAGTGCATGTGGCTATTAGGGGTGGGCACTTGAAACTAGAAAACCGAACCCGACCCGGGCCCGTACCGAAAACTACCGGGACGGAACGGTTtgaaatcttcaaaattcaCTGTTTGGGCCCGTCCCGACCCGTCCCGTTTTAACGGGACGGGCTTCGGTTCGGAAGGTTGGAATCCCGCAAaggcccgtcccgtcccgttttAACCTAAAATGCTAACTGATCCCTATTTCTCTTGGATCTTGATCTCTTCTGAGTCTCTCCTCCACTCTCcagttcttcacttcttcttctaCTCTCTCAAATCATTCACAGATGAGGCTATCTCAAATCAGCAAACTCTCTCCTCTTCACGTTAGCCGATCCTCACTGTAAAGCACAGACACACACAGCAGCGAGAGTCTTAGAccctcctcttctctctctatctctctgtgcTGCCTAACCATGAACAAACCCTTGCCTTTTTCCCTTGTCGCCCACATGCACgatatgatttatgacctaatgAGAAGTTTCGAGTCTCGACGATGATGATCACACACAACGACAAGTCGAGCAAAACCCCCGTTTAACAAGAAGACGACAAGCAAACAATGTGATCAGAACCCCATGCAAAATGTGGCAGTAGAGTCTTTTCGACATGAAGCCACCTCATTTTCACAGCTTTAAACCCTTCTCACCGTGTTAGGGTTGAGTTCCCGAAACACCACCCTGAAACTTGTTCCTCATGCACAGCCCCAATTCACCCTCCCCCCACTACGTGTCACCACCTCTAACCCTTAAACCTTCTATAAAATATGACCAGTTGACCACCTCTACCTCTCtggtttcaaactttcaatcaCTATCCTTGCAAGCCAAAATTCATTTCCTACGCTACTGAGAAAGCTAATTAAGCATATCAGTAATGGCCGACCGTCCTCAGCCACACCAGATCCAAGTCCGCCCGGCCTAGTCACTATTTGACCAGGTCGGAGACTACAAGGGCATGCAGGTTCACCAACAACAGCGTGGTCCATCGACCGTAGGGCAACTGACGGAGTGCCGGAGCTGATTACTTCGGCAACTGTTGATGGTGATAAAGTATCACAGTTCTTGATAATAGGAGCACAAACCCAGAACTCCAGAAGAACaacttcgatttttttttttttcctttcggGTTTGTCCCGGATTGGGCCCAGTCCCGGCCCGGTGCCGATCGGGTTCGGGCCTGTCGGGATCACTTCTCAAAATAGCTTAAAACCGTCCCGGCCCGTCCCGACTAATATTTCCGGGCCCGGGATCGGGATTACCAAGATTTCGGcccgtcccggcccgtgcccagccctagtggCTATTGCCCGAAATTGTAGTGGTGTATGTTCACAAGAAGCGAGTACAATGGCAGCACCTTACAGGCACAAGGAACATTCAACAGGGCTTCCAGGGGAGCTAGCGTGCTTTCGATCGTAGGAGGTACTGGAACGTTTGAGGGCGCTAGGGGAATTGCTATGCTTCAAACATATAGAGCCTCATTTTTAGTATTCATATTCAAGTTTTCACTTCCCAAATGACCATCGTTATAATGGATTTCGAAACCTCGACCATTTTCAATTGTTGATCcatcaattgattttggattggtTTCTTATactatacttctatataaatgGCTAAATAAATGAACAAAGTGCCCCTATATGGAGCAGCTGTTCTTGATTTATTGAGTGTTTGAAAACATGTACAATATACAATATCTGTAAACGTGCATAGTGCATGTTCGTAAATCGTAATggatactttttatttttattttttatttgtctATGCATGGATGATTTAAACAATTGGAGTGGTTTTGTTATCAGGGATCATGATGGATCCCCCCTTTTTGCTAGTGCGAGAGCTATTGGTCATGCTTTTGTCCCCATTGCTGAAGGAAGTGCTGTTCGTGATGGTCTTTATCATGCCCTCCTCCTTAATTGTCGAAAGATTTATGTCGAAGGTGACTCCAAGTTAATTATAGACTCTATCAACAAAAAATGTGCTCCTCCTTGGCGTCTTCGTACTCTTGTGAAAGACATCTTGAGTTTGGCTAGCAATTTCGAAGCTGTTTCCTTCTCTTATGTTCCCAGGGAAGCCAACTTCGTTGCTGATGCTGTTACAAATATGGGTCATAGATCATCTACTCCTATCACTTGGTCCAAAAAGTTGCTGTTCTCTGCTTTGTctgcttttaattttgatcagtTTAGTTCTGGCTGTAGTAGGGGCTTTAAGTTgtaattttctttctcttctcaaaaaaaaaaaaacaattggaGGCCAACTGCTTATGTGCATAAAATATTAATAATCGATCGTAGACTTGCCCAACTAACTTTCCAAGATGGGTAGCTAACTAGCTATTATCTCCAACATCCGAAATTTTCCATTCCAGTGAGACAAAAAGAACAGCAAACTAACCAAGCAATTCCAATTGTAAGCCTCCAAAATGGGTGCTATAGTTAAGGTAGTTGACGCTACACTGTGTTTGTTCTTCATCATAATGGCAGTTTCGCCTATGGTGCACGCGCAGTTTGTTCTGCCTCTGAGCTTCTTCCGGGAGTGGATGGTGGATCAGAAGAACTGGTACATGCGCGAGTTCGATGACTACTTCTATGTCGAGAAGCTTGATTTCTTTATCGGTCTAGTTTTGGTTGAGCTTGTGTTCAAGTGGCCTCTCGCCCTTGCCATCTTGTACGGGATGTTGGTGTTTGGCTcatgtagatacctctactagcaaggctattttctacatcaccaagcataagcaacaccCTCTTGGGGAAGCCCACAAGCCATAGTGGgacccaaccgagacatgcatcccatagcccgatgtccaagctacgccacggtagtcggaagcggccaataccttgctgggaagccaccttcccggccttgccaagttgcctccataataggtctttctacactagaatagtggttttaACATCCCCAattggaaaacatgtaaaggaagg encodes the following:
- the LOC133744346 gene encoding uncharacterized protein LOC133744346 translates to MCLILEERVASVDHSEDDDNEEEDEKKENGGVNPDRCKMFELTHVHDNEKPDEPNSKAIALMKDKIDKMKTTKRASQLPEVLNDFEINEVYVAVLGKETRGGV